A genomic window from Aquipuribacter sp. SD81 includes:
- a CDS encoding endo-1,4-beta-xylanase yields the protein MQAPAGAAAAEDPQVLVATDFEDGTTGPWVQNGDATLQVVDGAGEDGGRALLVSGRANDYDGVKSPGGLLAPGETYTFSARARLADGTAGSAGVRFVVEPAYTWVGNTTMSAAAWTTVTGTYTVPADADTATQRVYLGTGALEGPYDYLLDDLVITGEAADGEPWEPTPDPDFVPGGASDPTTTPRAAARGTGDVVALTLDDGPNPGETEAVLDLLAAYDVTATFCVIGQTVTAPGGAEILRRIVAEGHTLCNHSTSYADMGAFTQAQVEADLKANLAIIREALGDPDAPVPYFRAPNGSWGVTGEVAAALGMQPLGLGNVIFDWDGNDLSVPTLTANLREAWQPGAVVLVHDGGGDRSGTVAALETVLAEKVADGWTFSLPVGGAGDDPDGEPGGPVGPGLSTSFEDGLDGWVPRGDADGDPTVAVTTDFARTGAQSALVSGRTTQGDGIGRDVTGLMTTGTTYEVSAWVRFAPGATPDDVWLSVQRTGGGATSYDTVGQFSGVTASDWTQVTATYQVPAADSLFLYLETRYPDGSAGSFLVDDVTVTPQDAPEVQDLTPLKETVPFPVGVAIDERETTGAAAELLTRHFDQVSHENHMKPEAFYAGDGPDSFRLHPQAQAVLDFAAEEDLRVYGHVLVWHSQTPAWFFTAADGSPLTTSEADKELLRQRMRTHVFSVAEVLAERYGAFGSDTNPLVAWDVVNEVISDSGEFSDGMRRSEWYRVLGEEFVDLAFAYADEAFNDVYAAEGTDRPVALFINDYNTEQLGKQGRYRALVERLLARGVPLDGVGHQFHVSLSVPVQALEDAIVRFEDLPVQQAVTELDVTTGTPETQARFVDQGYYYRDAFRIFREHADSLYSVTVWGLTDGRSWRAANGGPLLFDDALQAKPAFYGAADLDLPQRQRTAVVFAEDVPLAGALDAATWDRLPLLPVEQAADFQLRWGGDALTVYAEVADTTVDGGDAVEVAVGESTWRVARDGTVSGGDGGSAVTGATDDGWRVALRVPLAAAQGDTVAFDLRVLDGGGTDGGTVTGWNEPGTLGTLTLVEPLSFARAVEATTAPVVDGEVDDVWSSAEVVTTDTQVSGSGGATAEVRTLWQGQTLYVLAEVSDPVLDATGSDPWQQDSVELFVDAGNVRNGPYRYDDTQIRISYENTVSFGTGDEGFQANRLDSATSVVDGGYVVEASVGLLESGGLGTFHGFDVQVNDAADGARTGIRSWADPTGLGYQTTSRWGVLELVAAPEDPDPDPEPEPEPEPDASLVVGDWLVAAGDHVTATLSGAPAGATAQVRLVDERGRRTTTVPLGTVVVGADGTAEVRLRVPAGTALGRHDLVAEVGDVVVVADHPVVVRASSRGGGRGPR from the coding sequence GTGCAGGCACCGGCGGGCGCCGCGGCCGCGGAGGACCCGCAGGTCCTCGTGGCCACGGACTTCGAGGACGGGACCACCGGTCCCTGGGTCCAGAACGGCGACGCGACGCTTCAGGTCGTCGACGGCGCGGGCGAGGACGGCGGGCGCGCGCTGCTCGTGTCCGGTCGCGCCAACGACTACGACGGCGTGAAGTCGCCGGGCGGGCTGCTGGCGCCGGGGGAGACGTACACGTTCTCCGCGCGGGCGCGGCTCGCCGACGGCACGGCCGGCAGCGCCGGCGTGCGGTTCGTCGTCGAGCCCGCGTACACGTGGGTGGGGAACACGACGATGAGCGCGGCGGCGTGGACGACCGTCACCGGCACGTACACGGTGCCGGCGGACGCCGACACCGCGACGCAGCGCGTCTACCTCGGCACGGGCGCCCTCGAGGGTCCGTACGACTACCTCCTCGACGACCTCGTCATCACGGGCGAGGCGGCCGACGGCGAGCCGTGGGAGCCGACGCCGGACCCCGACTTCGTGCCGGGTGGTGCGAGCGACCCGACGACCACGCCGCGCGCCGCGGCCCGCGGGACCGGCGACGTCGTCGCCCTCACGCTCGACGACGGGCCGAACCCCGGCGAGACCGAGGCCGTCCTCGACCTTCTCGCCGCCTACGACGTGACGGCGACGTTCTGCGTCATCGGCCAGACTGTCACCGCGCCGGGCGGGGCGGAGATCCTCCGGCGGATCGTGGCGGAGGGGCACACGCTGTGCAACCACTCCACGTCCTACGCCGACATGGGCGCGTTCACGCAGGCGCAGGTCGAGGCCGACCTGAAGGCGAACCTCGCGATCATCCGCGAGGCGCTCGGCGACCCCGACGCGCCGGTGCCGTACTTCCGCGCGCCCAACGGCAGCTGGGGTGTGACCGGCGAGGTCGCGGCCGCGCTCGGCATGCAGCCGCTCGGCCTCGGCAACGTGATCTTCGACTGGGACGGCAACGACCTGTCCGTGCCGACGCTGACCGCGAACCTGCGCGAGGCGTGGCAGCCCGGCGCGGTCGTGCTCGTACACGACGGCGGCGGCGACCGCTCCGGGACCGTGGCGGCCCTGGAGACGGTCCTCGCGGAGAAGGTCGCCGACGGCTGGACGTTCTCCCTGCCCGTGGGCGGCGCCGGTGACGACCCGGACGGCGAGCCGGGCGGACCCGTCGGACCGGGCCTGTCGACGTCCTTCGAGGACGGTCTGGACGGCTGGGTGCCGCGCGGGGACGCCGACGGCGACCCGACCGTCGCGGTCACCACCGACTTCGCGCGCACCGGCGCGCAGAGCGCCCTCGTCAGCGGGCGCACGACGCAGGGCGACGGCATCGGCCGCGACGTCACGGGTCTCATGACGACGGGCACGACGTACGAGGTCTCCGCGTGGGTGCGTTTCGCGCCCGGTGCGACGCCGGACGACGTGTGGCTGTCGGTGCAGCGCACGGGCGGCGGCGCGACCTCGTACGACACCGTCGGCCAGTTCAGCGGCGTCACCGCCTCGGACTGGACGCAGGTCACCGCGACCTACCAGGTGCCGGCCGCCGACAGCCTGTTCCTCTACCTCGAGACGCGGTACCCGGACGGCTCGGCGGGCAGCTTCCTCGTCGACGACGTCACCGTCACGCCGCAGGACGCGCCCGAGGTGCAGGACCTCACCCCGCTGAAGGAGACCGTGCCGTTCCCGGTGGGGGTCGCCATCGACGAGCGCGAGACGACGGGTGCGGCGGCGGAGCTGCTCACCCGGCACTTCGACCAGGTGTCGCACGAGAACCACATGAAGCCCGAGGCGTTCTACGCCGGGGACGGGCCGGACAGCTTCCGGCTGCACCCGCAGGCGCAGGCGGTCCTCGACTTCGCCGCCGAGGAGGACCTGCGCGTCTACGGCCACGTGCTCGTATGGCACAGCCAGACGCCCGCGTGGTTCTTCACCGCCGCCGACGGCAGCCCGCTCACCACGAGCGAGGCCGACAAGGAGCTGCTGCGCCAGCGCATGCGCACGCACGTCTTCTCCGTCGCCGAGGTGCTCGCCGAGCGCTACGGCGCCTTCGGCAGCGACACGAACCCGCTCGTGGCGTGGGACGTCGTCAACGAGGTCATCTCCGACTCCGGTGAGTTCTCCGACGGCATGCGCCGCAGCGAGTGGTACCGCGTGCTGGGGGAGGAGTTCGTCGACCTCGCCTTCGCCTACGCCGACGAGGCGTTCAACGACGTCTACGCCGCGGAGGGGACCGACCGCCCGGTCGCGCTGTTCATCAACGACTACAACACCGAGCAGCTGGGCAAGCAGGGCCGCTACCGCGCGCTCGTCGAGCGGCTGCTCGCCCGCGGCGTGCCGCTGGACGGCGTGGGCCACCAGTTCCACGTCAGCCTGTCGGTGCCCGTCCAGGCGCTCGAGGACGCGATCGTCCGCTTCGAGGACCTGCCCGTGCAGCAGGCCGTCACCGAGCTCGACGTCACGACCGGCACCCCGGAGACGCAGGCGCGCTTCGTCGACCAGGGGTACTACTACCGCGACGCGTTCCGGATCTTCCGCGAGCACGCCGACTCGCTGTACTCCGTCACGGTCTGGGGCCTGACGGACGGGCGCTCGTGGCGCGCCGCGAACGGCGGGCCGCTGCTGTTCGACGACGCCCTGCAGGCGAAGCCCGCGTTCTACGGCGCCGCCGACCTCGACCTGCCCCAGCGGCAGCGCACGGCGGTCGTCTTCGCCGAGGACGTGCCGCTCGCGGGCGCCCTCGACGCGGCGACGTGGGACCGGCTCCCGCTGCTCCCGGTCGAGCAGGCCGCCGACTTCCAGCTGCGCTGGGGCGGCGACGCGCTCACGGTCTACGCCGAGGTCGCCGACACGACGGTCGACGGCGGGGACGCCGTCGAGGTGGCCGTCGGGGAGAGCACGTGGCGGGTCGCGCGCGACGGCACGGTGAGCGGCGGGGACGGCGGCAGCGCCGTCACCGGGGCCACCGACGACGGCTGGCGCGTCGCGCTGCGCGTGCCGCTCGCGGCCGCGCAGGGCGACACGGTCGCCTTCGACCTGCGGGTGCTCGACGGCGGCGGCACGGACGGCGGGACCGTCACCGGGTGGAACGAGCCCGGGACGCTCGGCACGCTCACGCTCGTCGAGCCGCTGTCGTTCGCCCGTGCCGTCGAGGCGACCACCGCGCCGGTGGTCGACGGCGAGGTCGACGACGTGTGGTCCTCGGCCGAGGTCGTCACGACCGACACGCAGGTGTCGGGCTCCGGCGGCGCCACCGCCGAGGTCCGCACCCTGTGGCAGGGGCAGACGCTGTACGTGCTCGCCGAGGTGAGCGACCCGGTCCTCGACGCGACGGGCTCCGACCCGTGGCAGCAGGACTCCGTCGAGCTGTTCGTCGACGCGGGCAACGTGCGCAACGGCCCCTACCGCTACGACGACACGCAGATCCGCATCTCGTACGAGAACACGGTGTCGTTCGGCACCGGCGACGAGGGGTTCCAGGCCAACCGGCTCGACTCCGCGACCTCGGTGGTCGACGGCGGCTACGTCGTCGAGGCGTCGGTGGGCCTGCTGGAGAGCGGTGGGCTCGGCACGTTCCACGGCTTCGACGTGCAGGTGAACGACGCCGCCGACGGGGCCCGCACGGGCATCCGCTCGTGGGCGGACCCGACCGGGCTCGGCTACCAGACGACGTCACGGTGGGGCGTGCTCGAGCTCGTCGCCGCACCCGAGGACCCGGACCCGGACCCGGAGCCCGAGCCGGAGCCCGAGCCGGACGCGTCGCTCGTGGTCGGGGACTGGCTCGTCGCCGCGGGCGACCACGTCACCGCGACGCTGAGCGGCGCCCCCGCCGGGGCGACGGCGCAGGTGCGGCTCGTCGACGAGCGCGGTCGGCGGACCACGACGGTGCCGCTCGGCACGGTGGTGGTCGGCGCCGACGGGACCGCCGAGGTCCGGCTGCGCGTGCCCGCGGGCACCGCCCTCGGACGCCACGACCTCGTCGCCGAGGTCGGTGACGTGGTCGTGGTCGCGGACCACCCGGTCGTCGTCCGCGCGTCCTCACGCGGCGGGGGCCGCGGGCCGCGCTGA
- a CDS encoding carbohydrate ABC transporter permease: protein MSTPSLTSEAAGRAPARPAAPARRRRSPLSNDWQRRAEVALLVLPALALFLLFVVLPMVQAAYYSIYNWNGLEARDQIIGLGNYEQVLGDPEFRRAVWHNLVIVVLSIVVQLPLGLGIALLLNREIRGRGLLRTVVFVPYVLAEVVAGVIWLLMLQPNGFVDETLRLVGLDGLRQLWLGDTDVVLFTLLVVLTWKYVGFAIILFLAGLQGVPQDLHEAAALDGASWWQTQRSITIPLLGPTIRIWVFLSMIGSLQLFDMVWIMTGGGPAGASSTMATYLVSQGFERFRFGYGSAVAVCLFAISFLLAITYQQLVLRRDNADSSSRAGAGRSRRRGR from the coding sequence GTGAGCACCCCCTCCCTCACGAGCGAGGCTGCCGGCCGTGCCCCTGCACGGCCGGCGGCCCCCGCCCGGCGCCGGCGGAGCCCGCTGAGCAACGACTGGCAGCGGCGCGCAGAGGTCGCGCTCCTCGTCCTGCCGGCGCTCGCGCTGTTCCTGCTGTTCGTCGTGCTGCCGATGGTCCAGGCCGCGTACTACAGCATCTACAACTGGAACGGCCTGGAGGCGCGCGACCAGATCATCGGCCTCGGCAACTACGAGCAGGTGCTCGGCGACCCGGAGTTCCGCCGGGCCGTCTGGCACAACCTCGTCATCGTCGTGCTGTCGATCGTCGTGCAGCTGCCGCTCGGGCTCGGCATCGCGCTGCTGCTCAACCGCGAGATCCGCGGGCGCGGGCTGCTGCGCACCGTCGTCTTCGTCCCCTACGTGCTCGCCGAGGTCGTCGCCGGCGTCATCTGGCTGCTCATGCTGCAGCCGAACGGCTTCGTCGACGAGACGCTCCGGCTGGTCGGCCTCGACGGCCTGCGCCAGCTGTGGCTCGGCGACACCGACGTCGTGCTGTTCACCCTGCTCGTCGTGCTGACGTGGAAGTACGTCGGCTTCGCGATCATCCTGTTCCTCGCGGGGCTGCAGGGCGTGCCGCAGGACCTGCACGAGGCGGCCGCCCTCGACGGCGCCTCGTGGTGGCAGACGCAGCGCAGCATCACGATCCCCCTGCTGGGACCGACGATCCGGATCTGGGTCTTCCTGTCGATGATCGGCTCGCTCCAGCTCTTCGACATGGTGTGGATCATGACGGGCGGGGGCCCCGCCGGGGCCAGCAGCACCATGGCCACCTACCTCGTGTCGCAGGGCTTCGAGCGCTTCCGCTTCGGCTACGGCTCCGCCGTCGCCGTGTGCCTGTTCGCCATCTCGTTCCTGCTCGCCATCACCTACCAGCAGCTCGTGCTGCGCCGCGACAACGCCGACTCGTCCTCGCGGGCCGGCGCCGGGCGCAGCCGCCGGAGGGGCCGATGA
- a CDS encoding glycoside hydrolase family 3 N-terminal domain-containing protein, giving the protein MTALVRASGTARRPEDLLGCMTLREKLAQLVGLWVGAGEDGDVVAPLQDAMIGDTAPPFEEFATDGLGHLTRVFGTRPVTPAVGRRALRDAQRWLVERTRLGIPAIAHEECLTGLAAWQAATFPTPLAWGASFDPALVEETATAIGGSMAGLGVHQGLAPVLDVVRDPRWGRVDECIGEDPYLVGVVGTAYVRGLQAAGVHATLKHFVGYSGSRGGRNLGPVSAGPREVADVLLPPFEMAVLDGGVASVMHSYAEVDGVPAAADRDLLTGLLRERWGFEGTVVADYFGVAFLHTLHEVAADLADAARQALVAGVDVELPTGNAYLDPLEAAVRDGRVPEEVVDVAVLRVLRQKEALGLLDGSYLERLDALVSSTEVPDLDPPGHRALAGRLAEESVVLLANDGTLPLTAPGRAAPARVAVVGPNADRSDALFGCYSFVNHVLPQHPGTPAGLEAPTVLEALRDEPALGPSEVVHVAGCGVDDADRTRIPGAVEVVRGADVAVVVVGDQAGLFGRGTVGEGCDRDDLELPGVQRELVEAVLSTGTPVVLVLLSGRPYAVDWALARCAAVVQAFFPGEEGGRALAGILTGRVEPSGRLPVSMPRSAGAQPYSYLHPRLGGSSSVTTLDSAPALPFGHGLTYTSFSYLSVEAAPVAPTGGRVEVTARVRNDGERSGTEVVQLYGHDVVASVTRPVAQLLGFARVPLGPGEEATVRFSVPTARLAFSDRRLRRVVEPGALEVWVGRSCADRAGEARVELVGDVHEVTTADDRFTTVEVG; this is encoded by the coding sequence ATGACGGCACTCGTGCGCGCGTCGGGGACGGCCCGGCGCCCGGAGGACCTGCTGGGGTGCATGACGCTGCGGGAGAAGCTCGCGCAGCTCGTGGGCCTGTGGGTGGGCGCCGGCGAGGACGGCGACGTCGTCGCCCCGCTGCAGGACGCCATGATCGGCGACACCGCGCCCCCGTTCGAGGAGTTCGCCACCGACGGGCTCGGCCACCTCACCCGCGTGTTCGGCACGCGCCCGGTCACGCCCGCGGTCGGTCGGCGCGCCCTGCGCGACGCGCAGCGCTGGCTCGTCGAGCGCACGCGCCTCGGCATCCCCGCGATCGCCCACGAGGAGTGCCTCACCGGCCTCGCGGCGTGGCAGGCGGCGACCTTCCCCACCCCGCTGGCCTGGGGCGCGAGCTTCGACCCCGCCCTCGTCGAGGAGACGGCGACGGCGATCGGCGGGTCCATGGCGGGCCTCGGCGTCCACCAGGGGCTCGCGCCGGTCCTCGACGTCGTCCGCGACCCGCGCTGGGGCCGCGTCGACGAGTGCATCGGGGAGGACCCGTACCTCGTGGGCGTCGTCGGCACCGCCTACGTGCGGGGGCTGCAGGCCGCGGGCGTCCACGCGACGCTCAAGCACTTCGTCGGCTACTCCGGCTCGCGCGGCGGGCGCAACCTCGGCCCGGTGAGCGCGGGGCCGCGCGAGGTGGCCGACGTCCTGCTGCCGCCCTTCGAGATGGCGGTGCTCGACGGTGGCGTCGCCAGCGTCATGCACTCCTACGCCGAGGTCGACGGCGTCCCGGCCGCGGCCGACCGCGACCTGCTCACAGGCCTGCTGCGCGAGCGGTGGGGCTTCGAGGGCACCGTGGTCGCCGACTACTTCGGGGTCGCGTTCCTCCACACGCTGCACGAGGTGGCCGCCGACCTGGCCGACGCCGCCCGGCAGGCGCTCGTGGCCGGGGTCGACGTCGAGCTGCCCACCGGCAACGCCTACCTCGACCCGCTCGAGGCGGCCGTCCGCGACGGGCGCGTGCCGGAGGAGGTCGTCGACGTCGCCGTGCTCCGCGTGCTGCGCCAGAAGGAGGCGCTCGGCCTGCTCGACGGCAGCTACCTCGAGCGCCTCGACGCGCTCGTGTCCTCCACCGAGGTCCCCGACCTCGACCCGCCCGGGCACCGGGCGCTCGCGGGGCGGCTCGCGGAGGAGTCGGTCGTGCTGCTCGCCAACGACGGCACGCTGCCGCTGACGGCGCCCGGTCGGGCCGCACCGGCGCGGGTCGCCGTGGTCGGCCCGAACGCCGACCGCTCCGACGCGCTGTTCGGCTGCTACTCCTTCGTCAACCACGTGCTCCCGCAGCACCCGGGCACCCCCGCCGGGCTCGAGGCGCCGACGGTGCTCGAGGCGCTGCGCGACGAGCCGGCCCTCGGCCCCAGCGAGGTCGTGCACGTGGCCGGCTGCGGGGTCGACGACGCCGACCGCACGCGCATCCCCGGCGCGGTCGAGGTGGTCCGCGGCGCCGACGTCGCCGTCGTCGTGGTCGGCGACCAGGCGGGTCTCTTCGGCCGCGGGACGGTCGGGGAGGGCTGCGACCGCGACGACCTCGAGCTGCCGGGCGTGCAGCGCGAGCTCGTGGAGGCGGTCCTGTCGACGGGCACGCCCGTGGTCCTCGTCCTGCTCTCCGGTCGCCCGTACGCCGTGGACTGGGCGCTCGCGCGCTGCGCGGCCGTCGTGCAGGCGTTCTTCCCCGGCGAGGAGGGCGGCCGCGCCCTCGCGGGGATCCTCACGGGTCGGGTCGAGCCGTCCGGCCGGCTGCCGGTCAGCATGCCGCGCTCCGCCGGCGCGCAGCCGTACTCCTACCTCCACCCGCGGCTCGGCGGGTCCTCGTCGGTGACGACGCTCGACAGCGCGCCGGCCCTGCCGTTCGGGCACGGGCTCACGTACACGAGCTTCTCGTACCTGTCGGTGGAGGCGGCACCGGTCGCGCCGACCGGCGGGCGGGTCGAAGTGACCGCCCGTGTCCGCAACGACGGCGAGCGGTCCGGGACCGAGGTCGTCCAGCTGTACGGGCACGACGTCGTCGCGTCCGTCACGCGGCCCGTCGCCCAGCTGCTCGGCTTCGCCCGGGTGCCGCTGGGCCCGGGCGAGGAGGCGACGGTCCGCTTCTCCGTGCCGACGGCGCGGCTCGCCTTCTCCGACCGGCGGCTGCGCCGGGTCGTGGAGCCGGGCGCGCTCGAGGTGTGGGTCGGGCGCTCCTGCGCCGACCGCGCGGGCGAGGCCCGCGTCGAGCTCGTCGGCGACGTCCACGAGGTGACGACGGCCGACGACCGGTTCACGACCGTCGAGGTCGGCTGA
- a CDS encoding carbohydrate ABC transporter permease gives MTATTTDRTGAGASAPAPARTRRPRSGGARGSNAPVYVVAALVVLGTIAPVVYAVLGAFRTTGQLAADPVALPDPWVLDNYRRVLTSGSFWVQAWNSTLVAGVTTLVVVTFGVMAAYALSRYRFTGRETLATFFTLGLLFPLTVAILPLFLLLRQLQLTDNVLGVALPQAAFALPMTIVILRPFLRALPDELEDAAAVDGCSRLGFFWRIALPLSLPALVTVGVLAFVQSWNAYLLPLLVLSQPDSYTLPLGVATFSTQYTQDTAAVLAFTSLAMVPALVFFLLAQKRIVGGLTGAVKG, from the coding sequence ATGACCGCCACGACCACCGACCGCACGGGCGCCGGCGCGTCCGCACCCGCGCCCGCCCGCACCCGCCGACCCCGCTCCGGCGGGGCGCGCGGCTCCAACGCGCCCGTCTACGTCGTCGCGGCGCTCGTCGTCCTCGGCACGATCGCCCCGGTCGTGTACGCGGTGCTGGGGGCGTTCCGCACCACGGGCCAGCTCGCGGCCGACCCGGTGGCGCTGCCCGACCCGTGGGTGCTCGACAACTACCGCCGCGTGCTGACGTCGGGGTCGTTCTGGGTGCAGGCGTGGAACTCCACGCTCGTCGCGGGGGTCACGACCCTCGTCGTCGTCACCTTCGGCGTCATGGCCGCCTACGCGCTGAGCCGCTACCGGTTCACCGGGCGCGAGACGCTCGCGACCTTCTTCACCCTCGGGCTGCTCTTCCCGCTGACGGTGGCGATCCTGCCGCTGTTCCTGCTGCTGCGACAGCTGCAGCTGACGGACAACGTGCTGGGCGTCGCGCTGCCGCAGGCCGCCTTCGCGCTGCCCATGACCATCGTCATCCTCCGGCCGTTCCTGCGGGCGCTGCCCGACGAGCTGGAGGACGCGGCCGCCGTCGACGGCTGCTCGCGGCTCGGGTTCTTCTGGCGCATCGCCCTGCCGCTGTCGCTGCCCGCGCTCGTCACGGTCGGCGTGCTCGCCTTCGTCCAGTCGTGGAACGCGTACCTGCTCCCGCTGCTCGTCCTGAGCCAGCCGGACTCGTACACGCTGCCGCTGGGCGTCGCCACGTTCTCCACGCAGTACACGCAGGACACCGCCGCCGTCCTCGCGTTCACGTCGCTGGCCATGGTGCCGGCGCTCGTGTTCTTCCTGCTCGCGCAGAAGCGCATCGTCGGCGGCCTGACGGGAGCGGTGAAGGGATGA